One genomic region from Cardinium endosymbiont of Dermatophagoides farinae encodes:
- a CDS encoding Fic family protein, with amino-acid sequence MRTIGIYQSLGGIDYFMPYALPPKDPPFAFDVDIMALYGEASFSLGQLNEMSQRLPDINRFIKAYVIKEALLSSSIEGIHTTFIDVLTHPLSLSKPAKNVQLVLNYTKALDQALTMLTAEGFPLASRVILAAHALLLSNGEGDKAAPGCYRKQAVQVGNLIPPMASEVPHLMAALEQYIHEADGLPVLIKAGLVHVQFEMIHPFLDGNGRIGRLLIVLMLIESGLLRVPILYPSYFFKKYHFDYYQKLDRVRTAGDFEGWIAFYLKAIRDSARDGYTRAKEIECLEISLKNIIQQDNSLLKTREIATIVLNFLFIQPITTIVEVSQATGKAYNTISNIFKPFVALGILAEQTLYKRNKVYRFQPYLALLEKEYA; translated from the coding sequence ATGCGTACAATAGGTATTTACCAATCATTGGGTGGCATCGATTATTTTATGCCTTATGCACTACCACCTAAAGATCCGCCGTTTGCATTTGATGTGGATATAATGGCATTATATGGAGAGGCTAGTTTTTCATTAGGGCAGCTCAATGAGATGAGCCAGCGTCTGCCTGATATCAATCGCTTTATAAAAGCCTATGTCATCAAAGAGGCACTTTTGTCTTCTTCGATTGAAGGGATTCATACTACCTTTATAGATGTGTTGACCCATCCTTTAAGCCTATCTAAGCCAGCTAAAAATGTTCAGTTGGTACTAAACTATACCAAAGCGTTGGATCAAGCTTTAACCATGCTGACAGCAGAAGGATTCCCACTGGCATCTCGGGTGATCTTAGCTGCACATGCGCTACTCCTCTCCAATGGGGAGGGAGATAAAGCCGCTCCAGGTTGCTACCGGAAGCAAGCGGTACAAGTAGGTAATCTCATTCCACCGATGGCCTCAGAAGTGCCCCATCTTATGGCTGCATTAGAACAATACATCCACGAGGCAGATGGCCTACCCGTGCTTATTAAAGCAGGTCTGGTCCATGTGCAATTTGAAATGATTCACCCTTTTTTAGATGGAAATGGACGAATCGGTAGATTATTGATTGTATTGATGTTAATCGAGTCTGGTCTTTTGCGTGTACCCATTCTTTATCCTTCCTATTTTTTTAAAAAGTATCATTTTGATTATTACCAAAAGCTTGATCGGGTTCGAACAGCCGGTGATTTTGAAGGATGGATTGCTTTTTACTTAAAAGCGATAAGAGATAGCGCTAGAGATGGCTATACAAGGGCCAAAGAGATAGAATGTCTGGAAATCAGCCTGAAAAATATTATTCAACAGGATAACAGCTTGCTAAAAACAAGAGAAATAGCAACTATTGTTTTAAACTTTTTGTTTATACAGCCCATTACCACCATTGTGGAAGTCAGCCAAGCTACAGGTAAAGCCTATAATACCATTAGCAATATATTCAAGCCATTTGTGGCATTAGGTATCTTAGCAGAACAGACCCTTTATAAACGAAATAAAGTCTATCGCTTTCAGCCTTATCTTGCATTGCTGGAAAAAGAATATGCGTAA
- the mscL gene encoding large conductance mechanosensitive channel protein MscL, translating to MSFIQEFKKFAIRGNVVDLSVGIIMGAAFGKIVTSAVEDLFMPMVNPLLVIDQGWEAIVIGPGIKLGRFLAAVLNFMVINLATFFLIRIIHKLQKFEEKVEEKEQAPTPTEKLLMEIRDALKK from the coding sequence ATGAGCTTTATACAAGAATTTAAAAAATTTGCCATTAGAGGCAACGTCGTAGATTTATCTGTAGGGATTATTATGGGTGCTGCATTTGGTAAGATTGTTACCTCTGCAGTAGAAGATTTGTTTATGCCTATGGTCAATCCACTATTGGTAATCGATCAAGGTTGGGAAGCCATCGTCATTGGTCCTGGTATTAAGCTTGGCCGTTTTCTTGCTGCTGTGCTAAACTTTATGGTCATTAACTTGGCTACATTTTTCTTAATACGCATCATTCATAAATTACAGAAGTTCGAAGAAAAAGTGGAAGAAAAAGAACAGGCCCCTACGCCCACTGAAAAACTTTTAATGGAGATAAGGGATGCACTCAAAAAGTAG
- the uvrA gene encoding excinuclease ABC subunit UvrA: MHLDLLDQLSPKDFIIIRGAKMHNLKNISLAIPRNQLVVVTGLSGSGKSSLVLDTLFVEAQRMYIESVSAYARQFLGKMEKPLVDAIQGLSPAIAIQQNVSGKNPRSTVGTLTELCDYLHLLYARIGTTYSPISGQKVKKDSVSDVVDYIQQQPDGTKALILYPITVADQATLLEKLRVEQGKGFTRVMQGGLLFYIEELLAGEKVLSLDQPIYGLVDRIIVKKSDQNNQYRIADSVQVAFFEGHAVVELVGVGQQSFSDRFELDGISFVFPTVSFFNFNTPYGACKSCSGLGQLMGIDPNKVIPNPALSLVEGAIAPWNGPAMSKWLAPLLAAHQTLGFPIYTPYSSLTFDQQQFLWRGNRDFIGIDRFFDFCATQTDKIHYRVLLSRYRSKTTCIACRGSRMRPDAHYVKIDNHSIVDLLLMPIHDLVAFFDRLSLTDREAAIAQRVVVEIKNRLRYLAQVGLGYLTLSRPIATLSGGEHQRIKLATALGSPLFGTIYILDEPTIGLHPRDTDRLVQLLLDLNNQGNTVIVVEHEELVMRAADSLIEIGPEAGAGGGRLVFQGTFQALQQATTHTARYLNGCAAIPLPNRRRPWRNRLFIKEASLHNLKQVSVTIPLNVLTVVTGVSGSGKSTLIKEVLYPALVQYLANPSAGVDTLLSGDLAAIQAVELVHQHPLGKSSRSNPATYLGIYDPIRDLFAQTDLARSRRYQAGHFSFNSEKGQCPACRGEGQCKIEMQFMADIYLPCGRCKGSRFKPEIADVTYCGKNISQVLGMTVDEAFVFFADQVAVEPQAIGDEESLGEAQSSTAAYTDVCEERRQDSTPKLPLEIAFRTRAILHKLKVLQQVGLGYIPLGQSSSSLSGGEGQRLKLAYYLEKELADYPILFIFDEPTTGLHMHDVARWLQAINGLIDQGHSVVVIEHHIDVIKSADWLIDLGPDGGQQGGKVVFTGTPEALVEQKENYTAQYLKEKI; the protein is encoded by the coding sequence ATGCATCTTGATTTATTAGACCAGCTTAGTCCAAAAGATTTTATTATTATAAGGGGTGCTAAAATGCACAACCTTAAAAATATCAGTTTAGCCATTCCACGTAACCAGTTGGTCGTTGTTACGGGCTTATCCGGTTCTGGCAAATCTTCTTTGGTATTGGATACCCTTTTTGTAGAAGCCCAGCGCATGTATATAGAGAGCGTCAGCGCCTATGCGCGGCAGTTTCTAGGTAAAATGGAAAAGCCTTTGGTCGATGCCATTCAAGGCCTTTCTCCAGCTATTGCCATTCAACAAAATGTTTCGGGTAAAAACCCCCGTTCTACAGTAGGTACCCTTACAGAGCTTTGTGACTATCTCCACCTGCTCTATGCCCGTATCGGTACAACCTATTCTCCCATCAGTGGACAAAAAGTTAAAAAAGATAGCGTCTCCGATGTAGTGGATTACATTCAACAACAACCAGATGGTACCAAAGCATTGATCCTCTATCCTATAACAGTAGCCGATCAAGCTACTTTATTAGAGAAGTTAAGGGTTGAGCAAGGCAAAGGGTTTACCAGAGTCATGCAGGGCGGTCTTCTTTTTTATATAGAGGAGCTATTAGCTGGTGAGAAGGTGCTGTCACTAGACCAACCGATTTATGGCTTAGTAGACCGCATTATCGTTAAAAAAAGCGACCAAAACAACCAATATAGGATAGCAGATTCCGTTCAAGTAGCCTTTTTTGAGGGCCATGCCGTTGTAGAGCTCGTTGGGGTAGGCCAGCAATCTTTTTCAGATCGATTTGAGCTAGATGGCATCTCATTTGTCTTTCCGACCGTTTCCTTTTTTAACTTCAACACCCCCTATGGCGCGTGTAAATCCTGTTCAGGCCTAGGGCAGTTGATGGGTATAGACCCCAATAAAGTCATACCCAACCCAGCCCTTTCCCTAGTAGAAGGCGCCATTGCCCCTTGGAATGGCCCTGCTATGTCTAAGTGGCTGGCGCCACTTTTGGCCGCACATCAAACCCTTGGTTTTCCCATTTATACCCCCTATAGCAGTTTGACCTTTGACCAGCAACAGTTTTTATGGCGCGGCAATCGGGATTTTATCGGCATTGATCGCTTTTTTGACTTTTGCGCCACCCAAACCGATAAAATACACTACCGTGTCTTGCTATCCCGTTATCGCAGCAAGACCACTTGTATCGCTTGTCGCGGCAGCCGTATGCGTCCAGATGCCCATTATGTTAAAATCGATAACCACTCTATAGTTGACCTATTGTTGATGCCCATTCACGACTTGGTTGCTTTTTTTGACCGGTTATCCCTTACCGACCGTGAAGCTGCTATTGCCCAAAGAGTAGTAGTAGAAATCAAAAACAGGCTGCGTTACCTAGCCCAAGTTGGGTTAGGCTATTTAACCCTTAGCAGGCCCATTGCTACGCTATCTGGCGGCGAGCACCAGCGGATTAAGTTGGCCACTGCATTAGGGAGTCCCCTTTTTGGCACCATTTATATTTTAGATGAGCCTACTATTGGGCTTCATCCCCGTGATACCGATCGGTTGGTTCAGTTGCTTTTAGATTTAAACAACCAAGGCAATACCGTTATTGTCGTAGAGCATGAAGAGCTTGTTATGCGTGCTGCTGACTCCCTTATTGAGATAGGCCCTGAAGCAGGCGCTGGCGGTGGCAGGTTGGTCTTTCAAGGCACTTTTCAAGCCTTGCAACAAGCCACTACCCATACCGCGCGCTATCTTAATGGTTGCGCGGCCATTCCCCTGCCCAACCGGAGGCGTCCTTGGCGCAATCGTTTGTTTATTAAAGAGGCTAGCCTCCATAACCTTAAACAAGTTTCCGTTACCATTCCTTTAAATGTATTAACTGTTGTTACCGGCGTCAGTGGATCAGGTAAGTCTACTTTAATCAAAGAAGTTTTATATCCCGCTTTGGTTCAATACCTTGCCAACCCTTCTGCTGGTGTAGATACCCTATTAAGCGGCGACTTAGCTGCCATTCAAGCCGTAGAGCTCGTGCACCAACATCCGCTTGGTAAATCCTCCCGTTCCAATCCGGCTACCTATTTAGGCATTTACGATCCCATTCGAGATCTCTTTGCCCAAACCGATCTAGCCCGTTCCCGCCGCTATCAGGCTGGTCACTTTTCCTTTAACTCAGAGAAAGGTCAATGTCCTGCCTGTCGTGGCGAGGGGCAGTGCAAGATAGAGATGCAGTTTATGGCAGATATCTACCTCCCCTGTGGGCGCTGTAAGGGCAGCCGTTTTAAGCCTGAGATAGCCGATGTAACCTATTGCGGCAAAAACATCAGCCAAGTACTTGGCATGACCGTAGACGAAGCATTTGTTTTCTTTGCCGACCAGGTTGCTGTTGAACCGCAAGCGATTGGTGATGAGGAATCTTTAGGAGAAGCGCAGTCGAGCACCGCAGCATACACAGATGTATGTGAGGAGCGTAGACAAGATTCGACACCAAAATTGCCATTAGAAATAGCATTTCGAACGCGCGCTATTCTCCATAAGTTAAAGGTCTTACAGCAGGTTGGTTTGGGTTATATACCATTGGGGCAATCTTCCAGTTCATTAAGCGGCGGGGAAGGGCAGCGGCTGAAGCTTGCTTATTATTTGGAAAAAGAGTTAGCAGATTACCCTATATTGTTTATATTTGATGAGCCCACTACCGGGCTTCATATGCATGATGTTGCCCGGTGGTTACAAGCCATAAATGGTTTAATCGATCAAGGCCATAGCGTTGTGGTTATTGAGCACCATATCGATGTGATAAAAAGTGCAGATTGGCTGATTGATTTAGGCCCAGATGGCGGCCAGCAAGGCGGTAAAGTCGTCTTTACGGGTACTCCAGAAGCGTTGGTGGAGCAAAAAGAAAATTATACCGCTCAGTATTTAAAAGAAAAAATATAG
- the alaS gene encoding alanine--tRNA ligase, with amino-acid sequence MQSKLIREKFLQFFIQKGHRHQPGVPIVNKDDPSLLFVNAGMNPFKDMILGNQPITDSRVVTVQPCLRVSGKHNDLEEVGVDTYHHTLFEMLGNWSFGDYFKEEAIAWAWELLTEVYHLSKEDIHVTIFAGDPQDGLPRDNEAAAIWAKYLPASHILAFGKQDNFWEMGEQGPCGPCSEIHLDIRPENHRNILPASELVNKGHPQVIEIWNLVFMQYNRQASGKLVDLPHKHIDTGMGLERLAMVLQGKRSNYDTDIFTPLIAKIEEISGKSYIGRPLSKAICDEEFLGEAQSSTAAYSDVCEERRQASTPKLPLEIEFRKRSNGSVGIAMRVIADHLRAVAFAIADGEAPGHAKAGYVIRRILRRAIRYGYSYLSIQTPFIYQLVSVLVAQMEGVYPNLTAQQAYIEQLICAEETAFLKILATGLHLFNHLDPSKIHQGVIAGQVAFELYDTYGFPLDLTLLMAKEKGLTIDEAGFQEALQAQKKRSQKDAATSQGDWQVVQSTVQPQFVGYDQLVATTSIVQWRTITNKQGTFYQFVLAETPFYPEGGGR; translated from the coding sequence ATGCAATCCAAACTTATCAGAGAAAAGTTTCTTCAATTTTTTATACAAAAAGGTCACAGGCATCAACCCGGTGTGCCTATTGTTAATAAAGACGATCCTTCCTTGCTTTTTGTAAATGCCGGTATGAATCCCTTTAAGGATATGATTCTAGGCAACCAACCCATTACCGATTCCCGTGTCGTTACCGTACAACCCTGTTTGCGGGTCTCCGGTAAACACAATGACCTTGAAGAAGTAGGGGTAGATACCTACCACCATACTCTCTTTGAGATGCTAGGTAACTGGTCCTTTGGGGACTATTTTAAAGAAGAAGCCATCGCCTGGGCATGGGAACTCCTAACCGAAGTATACCACCTTTCTAAAGAAGACATCCATGTAACCATATTTGCCGGAGACCCGCAAGATGGCTTGCCTAGAGATAACGAAGCCGCTGCAATCTGGGCCAAATACCTCCCTGCATCGCATATCCTTGCCTTTGGTAAACAAGACAATTTTTGGGAAATGGGCGAACAAGGACCCTGTGGGCCCTGTTCTGAAATCCATTTGGATATTAGACCTGAAAATCATAGAAATATACTTCCAGCTTCCGAATTGGTCAATAAAGGCCACCCTCAGGTTATAGAGATTTGGAACCTGGTCTTTATGCAATACAACCGGCAAGCTTCTGGAAAACTCGTAGACCTGCCCCATAAACACATCGATACCGGTATGGGCCTTGAGCGACTGGCAATGGTATTGCAGGGCAAAAGATCCAACTATGATACCGATATTTTTACCCCATTGATAGCAAAAATAGAGGAGATTTCTGGTAAAAGCTACATTGGAAGACCTCTTTCGAAAGCGATTTGTGATGAGGAATTTTTAGGAGAAGCGCAGTCGAGCACCGCAGCATACTCAGATGTATGTGAAGAACGTAGACAAGCTTCGACACCAAAATTGCCATTAGAAATCGAGTTTCGAAAGAGGTCTAATGGATCGGTTGGAATAGCCATGCGCGTCATTGCAGACCACCTCCGTGCCGTAGCCTTTGCCATTGCCGATGGAGAGGCTCCTGGCCATGCCAAAGCGGGTTATGTGATCCGCCGTATTTTGCGTAGGGCCATTCGCTATGGGTATAGCTATTTGTCCATACAAACCCCTTTTATCTACCAGTTGGTATCTGTTTTGGTGGCACAAATGGAAGGGGTATACCCCAATCTAACTGCTCAGCAAGCCTATATTGAACAACTGATTTGCGCAGAAGAAACTGCTTTTTTAAAAATATTGGCTACTGGATTGCACCTTTTTAACCACTTGGATCCAAGTAAAATCCATCAAGGGGTTATAGCGGGCCAGGTAGCCTTTGAACTCTATGATACCTATGGCTTCCCTTTAGACCTTACCCTACTAATGGCCAAGGAGAAAGGGCTGACTATAGATGAAGCCGGTTTCCAAGAAGCCCTTCAAGCACAAAAAAAACGCTCCCAAAAAGATGCCGCTACCTCGCAAGGGGATTGGCAAGTGGTCCAATCTACCGTTCAGCCCCAGTTTGTAGGCTATGATCAACTGGTAGCCACCACTTCTATTGTACAATGGCGCACCATTACCAATAAACAAGGAACTTTCTATCAATTTGTATTAGCCGAAACGCCCTTTTACCCAGAAGGAGGGGGCAGGTAG
- a CDS encoding Rpn family recombination-promoting nuclease/putative transposase, translating into MIFCLLFDQAKSKRKIPLGGDYQLVDLYAMPDDEIKQKAHLGMLEYFMKYIHVRDTLKLWKEFLENFKSCILLDKEKDYIYIRSFLWYSDSKLPEDKYPDLENIIRGHLSKEDKEDKEDIMRTIAQKYREEGIQVGEEKGKLEGEMEKARSIAKSMLLKGYPIDGIIMLTGLSRSHIYDLV; encoded by the coding sequence TTGATTTTTTGCTTACTTTTTGATCAAGCAAAAAGTAAGAGAAAGATTCCTTTGGGAGGAGATTATCAGCTCGTAGATTTGTATGCTATGCCAGATGATGAGATCAAGCAGAAGGCGCATCTGGGGATGTTGGAATATTTTATGAAATATATTCATGTGCGTGATACGCTTAAATTATGGAAGGAATTTTTAGAAAACTTTAAGTCTTGTATACTACTAGATAAGGAAAAAGATTATATTTATATAAGGAGCTTTCTATGGTATAGTGACAGCAAGTTACCTGAAGATAAGTATCCAGATTTAGAAAATATTATTAGGGGGCATCTATCCAAAGAAGATAAAGAAGATAAAGAAGATATTATGAGAACTATAGCACAAAAATATAGGGAAGAAGGTATCCAAGTAGGGGAAGAGAAAGGGAAACTAGAGGGAGAAATGGAGAAAGCCCGTTCTATAGCTAAGTCTATGCTTTTAAAGGGTTATCCTATAGACGGTATTATTATGCTTACTGGGTTATCTCGCTCACATATCTATGACCTTGTATAG
- a CDS encoding DNA gyrase/topoisomerase IV subunit A: MNQIDDPASGANGPDCKASAIVPMEEMYEQWFLEYASYVILERAVPAIEDGLKPVQRRILHAMQLIDDGRYNKVANIVGQTMQYHPHGDASITEAIVAIGQKELLIDTQGNWGDLRTGDSAAAARYIEARLAPFGKEILYSPKITTWQLSYDGRKKEPRTLPVKFPLLLAQGVEGIAVGLATKILPHNFIELVEAAIDLLKGKPVQLFPDFPTGGLADCTHYNEGKRGGKVRVRARIVIQDQQTLVITEIPYGTTTTSLIDSILKVHEKGKIKIKNVVDNTAENIAILIHLLPGQLPETVIDALYLFTDCEVSYAPNACVIQDEKPVFVTVQELLSYAVAHTTALLEQELLLEQQALKEQLFFANLEKIFIENRIYREIEGCKTWDDLLMTIADHLKPYDFYRPIATEDLVRLTEIKIKRISQYDSLRAQETLTQLQTHLARTTHHLAHLKDYTIAWYSGLLQKYGKGRARKTILTSFDPIELHDVMVKQYKLYVNRKQGFIGYGLKGEECVEACSDIDDVLVIGKDGKYIITKIADKLFVGKDIIYVSVYDKKDTRRCYNLIYVDGATGIAFVKQFQILGITRDKRYDLTLGTPGSRVVYLSAHSSGAAETVTILLSPISRTAKKKFEFNFANLAIKGRTAKGNILTKHAIYKVQRKSQDRSTLAKIELWYDPTTGQMAPQGSGQLLGVFGPTDKILVVFKEGYYLVAAFPFQIAADPIALIEPLRATHLLSVVYYNCVAQNYFVKRFIVDAQILDQRYNLFLSESDNCILQLVTSSATPTLQLHYLAGPTGNDKRSIIYDLEKVVIKTIKAKGTLLSKYKITAVDLWHA, encoded by the coding sequence ATGAACCAAATAGACGACCCTGCAAGTGGCGCTAATGGTCCAGATTGTAAAGCATCTGCCATAGTTCCTATGGAGGAGATGTATGAGCAATGGTTTTTAGAATATGCTTCTTATGTGATTTTAGAGCGTGCTGTACCTGCCATAGAAGATGGCCTGAAGCCTGTACAGCGTCGGATTCTCCATGCCATGCAGCTCATTGATGATGGCCGTTACAATAAAGTAGCCAATATTGTAGGCCAAACGATGCAATACCATCCCCATGGAGATGCATCCATTACAGAAGCCATTGTAGCCATAGGGCAAAAAGAATTGTTAATAGATACACAGGGGAATTGGGGCGACCTAAGAACCGGGGATAGCGCCGCTGCGGCCCGTTATATAGAAGCCCGTCTGGCTCCATTCGGAAAGGAAATTTTATATAGTCCAAAGATTACAACCTGGCAGCTTTCTTACGATGGCAGAAAAAAAGAGCCCCGTACCTTACCCGTTAAATTTCCACTATTGCTTGCCCAAGGAGTAGAAGGCATTGCAGTAGGGCTGGCTACTAAAATTTTACCCCATAATTTTATAGAGCTGGTAGAAGCCGCTATAGATCTGCTCAAGGGTAAGCCCGTTCAGCTATTTCCAGATTTTCCCACCGGTGGACTAGCAGATTGTACCCATTACAACGAAGGCAAAAGAGGCGGAAAAGTTCGGGTACGTGCACGTATAGTAATACAAGACCAGCAAACATTGGTTATAACGGAAATACCTTATGGAACCACTACGACTAGTTTAATTGATTCTATCCTAAAAGTACATGAAAAAGGAAAGATAAAAATTAAAAACGTGGTAGATAACACGGCAGAAAACATTGCAATCCTTATTCATTTACTCCCTGGTCAGCTACCAGAAACCGTTATAGACGCACTCTATCTTTTCACAGACTGTGAAGTAAGTTATGCGCCCAATGCTTGTGTGATTCAGGACGAAAAACCCGTTTTTGTAACGGTTCAGGAGCTTTTATCTTATGCAGTGGCGCATACGACTGCTTTGTTGGAACAAGAGTTGCTTTTAGAGCAGCAGGCATTAAAAGAGCAGTTGTTTTTTGCCAATTTGGAGAAAATATTTATTGAAAACCGTATCTATAGGGAGATAGAAGGATGTAAAACCTGGGATGATTTACTGATGACCATAGCAGACCACCTGAAGCCTTATGATTTTTATCGTCCTATTGCAACAGAAGATTTGGTCCGTTTAACAGAGATTAAAATCAAACGCATCTCACAATATGATAGCCTTCGTGCGCAGGAAACATTAACCCAGCTTCAAACCCATTTAGCCCGTACCACACATCATTTGGCCCATCTAAAAGATTATACCATAGCTTGGTATAGTGGTTTGCTTCAGAAATATGGAAAAGGCCGAGCAAGAAAAACCATTTTAACCAGCTTTGATCCTATTGAGCTGCATGATGTAATGGTTAAGCAGTACAAGCTTTATGTAAACCGTAAACAAGGCTTTATAGGTTATGGCCTTAAAGGAGAAGAATGCGTTGAAGCTTGCTCAGATATAGATGATGTCCTTGTAATAGGTAAAGATGGCAAATATATCATCACCAAAATAGCAGATAAACTCTTTGTAGGCAAAGATATTATATATGTCTCAGTTTATGACAAAAAAGATACTAGGCGTTGTTATAATCTCATTTATGTAGATGGCGCCACTGGTATTGCCTTTGTCAAACAGTTTCAAATATTGGGTATTACACGTGATAAACGCTATGATCTAACCTTAGGCACACCAGGTTCTAGAGTCGTTTATTTAAGTGCGCATTCCAGTGGCGCTGCAGAAACTGTTACCATTTTACTTTCTCCTATCAGTAGGACAGCAAAAAAGAAATTTGAATTTAACTTTGCCAATTTAGCCATAAAAGGACGTACGGCTAAAGGCAACATCCTAACCAAACATGCCATTTATAAGGTGCAACGAAAAAGTCAAGACCGTTCTACATTAGCTAAAATAGAGCTCTGGTATGATCCTACTACAGGCCAAATGGCGCCTCAGGGAAGCGGGCAGTTGCTCGGTGTTTTTGGCCCAACCGATAAAATACTTGTAGTTTTTAAGGAAGGTTACTATCTGGTAGCTGCTTTTCCCTTTCAAATAGCCGCTGATCCCATTGCCCTTATAGAGCCATTAAGAGCTACCCATTTGCTTTCAGTTGTCTACTACAACTGTGTAGCACAAAACTATTTTGTGAAACGTTTTATAGTAGATGCCCAGATTTTAGATCAGCGATATAATCTATTCCTATCAGAATCAGATAATTGTATTTTACAACTGGTTACTTCTTCTGCAACACCTACATTACAATTGCACTATTTAGCAGGTCCTACTGGTAACGATAAGCGATCGATTATCTATGATTTAGAAAAAGTTGTTATTAAAACTATTAAAGCTAAAGGGACCTTACTCTCTAAATACAAGATTACAGCAGTAGATTTATGGCATGCATAA
- the ppa gene encoding inorganic diphosphatase, which produces MNIEKISLGDDFPNELHVIIEIPMHHDPVKYEMDKSSGTLFVDRFMPTAMYYPCNYGFVPHTASGDGDPTDVLVVATHPIISGAVIKARPIGVLLMEDESGFDEKIIALPIKKVAPEFAHIAHIEQLNTLLQGRIIHFFSHYKDLDTAKWVKVKGFEGKEKAIELLREAAQRGRK; this is translated from the coding sequence ATGAACATAGAAAAGATATCATTAGGAGATGATTTCCCAAATGAGCTCCATGTCATCATTGAAATTCCGATGCATCATGATCCTGTAAAATATGAAATGGATAAATCCTCTGGTACGCTATTTGTAGATAGATTCATGCCAACCGCCATGTATTATCCTTGTAATTATGGATTTGTGCCCCATACCGCTTCTGGAGATGGCGACCCTACTGATGTATTAGTGGTAGCCACTCATCCTATTATATCCGGTGCGGTTATTAAAGCCAGGCCTATTGGCGTATTATTGATGGAAGATGAATCCGGTTTTGACGAAAAAATTATTGCATTGCCTATCAAAAAAGTAGCACCTGAATTTGCCCATATTGCCCATATTGAACAATTAAATACCCTCTTACAAGGACGTATTATACACTTTTTTAGCCATTATAAGGACTTAGATACCGCAAAATGGGTTAAAGTGAAGGGATTTGAAGGGAAAGAAAAAGCCATCGAACTGTTAAGAGAAGCTGCGCAAAGGGGTAGGAAATAA
- a CDS encoding FAD-dependent oxidoreductase — translation MSKCIHIVSHHVIIIRGAYSYCRRGLAGLATCYHLLAIDRNLKIQFLEKDGIGAGASGSAAGLLHPYTGSLAQLNWCAQPGIAATIQLLDAAAQAIEQATYKINDIVRCAIHPEDQQAFFNIAKTQNDVSL, via the coding sequence TTGAGCAAGTGTATTCATATAGTTAGTCATCATGTAATAATTATTAGGGGTGCGTATAGCTATTGTAGGAGGGGGCTTGCAGGGCTTGCCACTTGTTATCATCTTTTAGCTATAGACCGTAATTTAAAAATACAATTCCTTGAAAAGGACGGTATAGGGGCAGGAGCCTCAGGATCTGCTGCAGGCTTATTGCATCCATATACAGGATCTCTTGCACAGCTTAACTGGTGTGCCCAACCAGGTATAGCAGCCACCATACAATTATTAGATGCAGCAGCACAGGCTATAGAGCAAGCAACCTATAAAATAAATGACATTGTTCGTTGCGCCATACACCCAGAAGATCAGCAAGCTTTTTTTAATATAGCCAAAACACAAAATGATGTGTCCTTATAG